From a single Pseudomonadota bacterium genomic region:
- a CDS encoding putative molybdenum carrier protein codes for MNTKIVSGGQTGADIAALDVAIKLNIPHGGWIPKGRKTEAGPLPDRYQLQEMPTGSYTRRTEQNVIDSDGTLVFMHSILSGGSLKTYNYAKKYNKPCLHLDMTKLSVDEAVKEMLQWIEKNNLQILNVAGPRGSKDPEIYTVVKEVLTIALTENLADK; via the coding sequence ATGAATACAAAAATCGTTTCTGGCGGCCAGACAGGAGCAGACATTGCCGCTCTTGATGTCGCCATCAAGCTAAACATCCCACATGGTGGCTGGATACCGAAAGGAAGGAAGACAGAAGCAGGCCCATTACCTGATAGATATCAACTCCAGGAAATGCCCACAGGAAGCTATACCAGGAGGACGGAGCAGAATGTTATCGATTCCGATGGCACACTGGTTTTCATGCATAGTATCTTATCAGGTGGTTCTCTCAAAACATACAATTATGCAAAGAAATATAACAAGCCATGTCTCCATCTTGATATGACAAAACTTTCAGTCGATGAAGCTGTAAAAGAAATGTTACAGTGGATAGAAAAAAACAATTTACAGATCCTGAATGTTGCCGGTCCCAGGGGAAGCAAAGATCCGGAGATTTATACTGTTGTAAAAGAAGTATTGACAATAGCTCTCACAGAGAATCTCGCCGATAAATAA